The following are encoded in a window of Carya illinoinensis cultivar Pawnee chromosome 15, C.illinoinensisPawnee_v1, whole genome shotgun sequence genomic DNA:
- the LOC122297300 gene encoding inactive protein kinase SELMODRAFT_444075-like isoform X2 yields MEELCCNVVVMKGPQPKVLRLNLGCSDELQTPFFSAASSPGRDVGKSQSRRMKHATPLTSPEEVTSSYTRTTGKASVSNCDTATSLFLIYGQNPLFEGQHNGIHKPSDEQRNLNDPLTALELDRQKLTSPLKPPTSSVARNQKSEFWIPENHFDDQKLISGNYINTTKISSKTTLDKFEGYDKDLGTNRFRTNQTNKREYTINSNIRDAVSLGRISSTPPPLCPLCQHKAPAFGKPPIQFSYKELEEATNGFSDINFLAESGLSVVHRGKFRDGLVVAVKQLKFGGSESDADFCREVRVLSCAQHRNVALLIGFCIEGKKRVLVYEYICNGSLDLHLHGNHITRLDWHSRLKIAIGAARGLRYLHEDCRVGCIAHKDLRPNNILLTHEFEPLVADFGLARWHADWDISNEDQVIGTSGYLAPEYVDGGQITHKVDVYAFGVILLELMTGKRINELQHVKEQQFLSEWFHPLAALEPSHVIANNYQLLDPCLACEQSLDIPRQLEAMGRAASLCLRQDPESRPPMSKVLRVLEGGDLLVPMGLDLNTVGSQSGHMSGLNSCRQPEVRRNHSRKLSH; encoded by the exons ATGGAGGAACTATGCTGCAATGTTGTAGTAATGAAGGGTCCTCAGCCAAAAGTCCTTAGGCTTAATTTAGGCTGCTCAGATGAGCTCCAAACCCCCTTCTTTTCTGCTGCTTCTTCACCAGGAAGAGATGTTGGGAAGTCGCAAAGCCGTAGGATGAAGCATGCTACTCCACTAACCAGCCCTGAAGAGGTAACTAGTTCCTACACAAGAACCACCGGGAAAGCTTCAGTGTCAAATTGTGACACGGCAACCTCTCTTTTCCTCATCTACGGACAAAATCCTCTGTTTGAAGGACAACACAATGGAATCCACAAACCAAGTGATGAGCAAAGAAACTTGAATGACCCACTCACAGCACTTGAATTGGACAGACAAAAGCTTACCTCTCCATTGAAACCCCCAACATCATCTGTAGCTAGGAATCAGAAGAGTGAATTTTGGATTCCTGAAAACCACTTTGATGATCAAAAGCTCATATCaggaaattatataaatactacCAAAATTTCTTCCAAAACTACACTTGATAAGTTTGAAGGTTATGATAAAGATTTGGGGACAAATAGGTTCAGGACCAACCAAACCAATAAGAGAGAATACACCATTAACTCAAACATCAGGGATGCTGTTTCTTTAGGCAGAATTTCCTCAACACCTCCTCCTTTATGCCCACTGTGTCAACACAAAGCACCAGCTTTTGGAAAACCTCCGATACAGTTCTCTTACAAAGAGCTGGAGGAAGCTACAAATGGATTCTCAGATATAAATTTCTTGGCAGAAAGTGGTTTAAGCGTGGTTCACAGAGGCAAGTTCAGAGATGGCCTTGTTGTTGCAGTGAAGCAGTTAAAGTTTGGTGGCTCCGAATCAGATGCTGATTTCTGTAGGGAAGTGAGGGTATTGAGCTGTGCACAACACAGGAATGTTGCATTACTGATTGGGTTCTGTATTGAGGGAAAGAAGAGGGTTTTGGTTTACGAGTACATATGCAATGGATCCTTGGACTTGCATTTACATg GTAACCACATAACCCGACTAGATTGGCACTCACGGTTAAAGATAGCAATAGGGGCAGCACGAGGATTACGATATCTTCACGAGGACTGTCGAGTGGGCTGTATAGCACACAAAGATCTGCGACCGAACAATATCCTCCTAACTCACGAATTTGAGCCTCTG gttGCTGATTTTGGGCTTGCTAGGTGGCATGCTGACTGGGATATCTCTAATGAGGATCAAGTAATTGGAACTTCAGG GTATCTTGCTCCAGAATACGTAGATGGTGGACAAATCACACATAAAGTCGATGTTTATGCATTTGGAGTGATTTTGTTAGAGCTAATGACAGGTAAAAGAATCAATGAGCTGCAACATGTCAAGGAGCAGCAGTTTCTGTCTGAATGGTTCCACCCTCTCGCCGCATTAGAACCAAGCCATGTTATAGCAAATAATTATCAATTACTGGATCCATGCTTAGCCTGTGAGCAATCCCTTGACATCCCTCGTCAACTGGAGGCAATGGGCCGTGCTGCCTCCTTGTGTCTACGTCAAGATCCCGAATCCCGACCGCCAATGTCGAAG gTCCTAAGAGTGCTAGAAGGAGGAGATCTACTTGTTCCTATGGGTTTAGACTTGAACACCGTCGGTAGCCAGAGTGGCCATATGAGTGGTCTCAACTCATGCAGACAACCTGAAGTGAGGAGAAACCATTCTCGTAAGCTCTCACATTGA
- the LOC122295622 gene encoding protein JINGUBANG produces the protein MRGERSGGGTMMFVETNDIPSTGEYANVMYSDPNLPMTGNHEDFPLRNSSASLTMAAGCYDPGRMSGEGSPMTMSPWNQTSPFAKSPWSQFDEHLPQNGLIGSLIREEGHIYSLAASGDLLYTGSDSKNIRVWKNLKEFTGFKSNSGLVKAIIISGEKIFTGHQDGKIRVWKVSPRNPSIHKRSGTLPTLMEIFKCSIKPSNYVEVRRHRTALWIKHTDAVSCLSLSEDKQLLYSASWDRTLKVWRMADSKCLESISAHNDAVNSVVASSGALVFTGSADGTVKVWRRQEKGKSTKHALQQTLLEQECAVTALAVNTSGSVVYCGSSDGLVNFWEREDKQLSHGGVLRGHKLAVLCLSAAGNLVLTGSADKSICVWRRDGTIHTCLSVLTGHQGPVKCLALEEDRELSTDGDPRWIVYSGSLDKSVKVWSVSELAPDLNQTAVRHQQRLVSDADSFACEGSLSAGRAGGNRRRQ, from the coding sequence ATGAGAGGAGAAAGATCAGGAGGAGGTACGATGATGTTTGTCGAGACGAATGACATTCCGTCGACTGGGGAATACGCTAACGTCATGTATTCTGATCCAAACCTTCCCATGACGGGAAACCACGAGGATTTCCCATTGCGTAATAGCAGCGCTTCCTTGACCATGGCCGCCGGATGCTACGACCCCGGCAGGATGAGCGGTGAGGGTTCTCCCATGACTATGTCACCCTGGAACCAGACTTCTCCGTTCGCCAAATCTCCATGGTCGCAGTTTGATGAGCATCTCCCCCAGAATGGTCTCATTGGTTCGCTCATACGCGAAGAAGGCCATATTTATTCCTTGGCAGCTTCCGGGGATCTTTTGTACACCGGTTCTGACAGCAAGAACATTCGAGTGTGGAAGAATCTCAAGGAATTCACGGGGTTCAAATCTAATAGTGGGTTGGTTAAGGCGATTATAATCTCTGGCGAGAAGATCTTCACGGGTCACCAAGACGGGAAGATACGCGTGTGGAAGGTCTCCCCGAGGAACCCTAGCATTCACAAGCGCTCGGGGACGTTGCCCACGTTGATGGAGATCTTCAAGTGCTCCATCAAACCGAGCAATTATGTGGAGGTGCGACGACATCGGACTGCTCTCTGGATTAAGCACACCGATGCTGTGTCTTGTCTGAGTTTGAGTGAGGACAAACAGCTCTTGTATTCAGCTTCCTGGGACAGGACCTTGAAGGTTTGGAGAATGGCCGACTCCAAGTGCCTCGAATCCATCAGCGCCCACAACGACGCCGTGAATTCCGTGGTGGCCAGCTCGGGGGCCTTGGTCTTCACCGGCTCAGCCGACGGGACTGTCAAGGTGTGGCGGAGACAGGAAAAGGGGAAATCCACGAAGCACGCTCTCCAACAAACGCTTCTGGAGCAGGAGTGTGCGGTGACAGCGCTGGCCGTGAACACTTCCGGTTCGGTGGTGTACTGCGGTTCCTCCGACGGGTTGGTAAATTTCTGGGAGCGCGAGGACAAGCAGTTATCGCACGGGGGAGTCCTCAGGGGTCACAAACTGGCCGTCCTCTGCCTCTCAGCGGCCGGAAATCTGGTGCTCACCGGCTCTGCGGACAAGAGCATATGCGTATGGAGGAGGGACGGCACGATTCACACCTGCCTCTCGGTCTTAACAGGACATCAAGGTCCGGTGAAGTGCTTGGCTCTGGAGGAGGATCGAGAGCTGTCCACCGATGGTGACCCACGGTGGATTGTGTACAGTGGGAGTCTCGACAAGTCAGTGAAGGTTTGGAGCGTGTCGGAGCTGGCGCCGGACCTTAATCAAACTGCGGTGAGGCATCAGCAACGTCTGGTTTCCGATGCCGACTCGTTTGCATGCGAGGGGAGTTTGTCCGCGGGCAGAGCAGGCGGGAACAGGAGGAGGCAGTGA
- the LOC122296691 gene encoding protein SDA1 homolog, producing MLQSKMKSDRAMLLAHVTPFYPHHLADFPKQLSHFLASSACSLPSSLRCHIVQSLIFLANRKMVDIGDILALFMELQTMGDGALRKLAFSHVVHSIRQMNQKHKNKNRPLQNIFFSLLQQEDEAKSKRSHITLCELHRGRVWFDDRTADAICTACFHSSSRIMIDALSFLLDYEKIQDNDDSDASSSEDDLSPQVPRAVLCKEAVYKAHHKGTVSSKKKKQANIQHAIPSML from the exons ATGCTTCAATCCAAGATGAAGTCCGATAGGGCCATGCTCTTAGCCCATGTCACACCTTTTTATCCTCATCACCTTGCCGACTTCCCCAAGCAACTCTCCCATTTCCTAGCCTCCTCCGCATGTTCGCTACCCTCGAGTTTGAGATGTCATATCGTTCAATCGCTCATTTTCCTTGCTAATAGGAAG ATGGTTGATATTGGGGACATCCTAGCTTTGTTCATGGAGCTACAAACTATGGGTGATGGGGCTTTAAGAAAATTGGCGTTCTCTCATGTTGTTCATAGCATCAGGCAAATGAATCAGAAGCATAAGAACAAGAATCGTCCACTTCAAAATATCTTCTTTTCACTGCTTCAG CAAGAGGATGAAGCAAAATCCAAGAGATCGCATATCACCCTATGTGAGCTTCACCGAGGAAGAGTTTGGTTCGATGATAGAACTGCAGATGCAATTTGTACTGCATGTTTTCATTCTTCATCAAG GATCATGATTGATGCTCTGTCATTTCTCCTTGATTATGAGAAGATTCAAGACAACGATGATAGTGATGCTTCGAGCAGTGAAGATGACTTGAGTCCTCAAGTGCCTCGAGCTGTCCTTTGTAAAGAGGCTGTTTATAAG GCACACCATAAAGGAACAGTTTCGAGCAAGAAGAAAAAGCAAGCGAACATACAGCATGCAATTCCTAGCATGCTTTAG